From the Patagioenas fasciata isolate bPatFas1 chromosome Z, bPatFas1.hap1, whole genome shotgun sequence genome, one window contains:
- the FST gene encoding follistatin isoform X2, with translation MLNQRIHAGMLLLLMFLCHFMEDHTVQAGNCWLRQARNGRCQVLYKTDLSKEECCKTGRLTTSWTEEDVNDNTLFKWMIFNGGAPNCIPCKETCENVDCGPGKKCKMNKKNKPRCVCAPDCSNITWKGPVCGLDGKTYRNECALLKARCKEQPELEVQYQGKCKKTCRDVLCPGSSTCVVDQTNNAYCVTCNRICPEPTSPEQYLCGNDGITYASACHLRKATCLLGRSIGLAYEGKCIKAKSCEDIQCSAGKKCLWDFKVGRGRCALCDEVCPESKSDEAVCASDNTTYPSECAMKEAACSMGVLLEVKHSGSCNSPLYSPI, from the exons ATGTTAAATCAGAGAATCCACGCGGGCATGCTCTTACTCCTGATGTTTCTGTGCCACTTCATGGAAGATCACACAGTGCAGG CTGGGAACTGCTGGCTCCGGCAGGCGCGGAACGGCCGCTGCCAGGTCCTCTACAAAACCGACCTCAGCAAGGAGGAGTGCTGCAAGACCGGCCGCCTGACAACTTCGTGGACGGAGGAGGACGTCAACGACAACACGCTTTTTAAGTGGATGATTTTTAATGGGGGAGCCCCAAACTGCATCCCATGCAAAG AAACATGTGAAAACGTGGACTGTGGACCCGgaaagaaatgtaaaatgaaCAAGAAGAACAAACCTCGGTGTGTTTGTGCTCCGGATTGCTCTAATATCACTTGGAAAGGCCCCGTGTGTGGCTTAGATGGGAAAACCTACAGGAACGAGTGTGCCCTTCTCAAAGCCAGATGTAAAGAACAACCCGAACTTGAAGTCCAGTATCAGGGCAAATGCAAAA AGACCTGTAGGGATGTTTTATGCCCAGGAAGCTCCACATGTGTGGTTGACCAAACTAACAATGCCTACTGCGTGACATGTAATCGAATTTGCCCAGAGCCTACCTCCCCTGAACAGTATCTCTGTGGGAATGATGGCATAACTTATGCCAGTGCCTGCCACCTGAGGAAAGCTACCTGCCTACTGGGCAGATCTATTGGATTAGCCTACGAAGGAAAATGCATCA AAGCCAAATCCTGTGAAGACATTCAGTGCAGCGCTGGGAAGAAATGCTTGTGGGATTTTAAGGTTGGCAGAGGTCGGTGTGCCCTCTGTGATGAGGTTTGCCCTGAAAGCAAGTCAGACGAGGCAGTCTGTGCCAGCGATAACACAACTTACCCAAGCGAGTGTGCCATGAAAGAGGCAGCCTGCTCCATGGGTGTGCTGCTAGAAGTAAAGCACTCCGGATCTTGCAACT CTCCCCTGTATTCCCCCATCTAG
- the FST gene encoding follistatin isoform X1, whose amino-acid sequence MLNQRIHAGMLLLLMFLCHFMEDHTVQAGNCWLRQARNGRCQVLYKTDLSKEECCKTGRLTTSWTEEDVNDNTLFKWMIFNGGAPNCIPCKETCENVDCGPGKKCKMNKKNKPRCVCAPDCSNITWKGPVCGLDGKTYRNECALLKARCKEQPELEVQYQGKCKKTCRDVLCPGSSTCVVDQTNNAYCVTCNRICPEPTSPEQYLCGNDGITYASACHLRKATCLLGRSIGLAYEGKCIKAKSCEDIQCSAGKKCLWDFKVGRGRCALCDEVCPESKSDEAVCASDNTTYPSECAMKEAACSMGVLLEVKHSGSCNSINEDPEDEEEDEDQDYSFPISSILEW is encoded by the exons ATGTTAAATCAGAGAATCCACGCGGGCATGCTCTTACTCCTGATGTTTCTGTGCCACTTCATGGAAGATCACACAGTGCAGG CTGGGAACTGCTGGCTCCGGCAGGCGCGGAACGGCCGCTGCCAGGTCCTCTACAAAACCGACCTCAGCAAGGAGGAGTGCTGCAAGACCGGCCGCCTGACAACTTCGTGGACGGAGGAGGACGTCAACGACAACACGCTTTTTAAGTGGATGATTTTTAATGGGGGAGCCCCAAACTGCATCCCATGCAAAG AAACATGTGAAAACGTGGACTGTGGACCCGgaaagaaatgtaaaatgaaCAAGAAGAACAAACCTCGGTGTGTTTGTGCTCCGGATTGCTCTAATATCACTTGGAAAGGCCCCGTGTGTGGCTTAGATGGGAAAACCTACAGGAACGAGTGTGCCCTTCTCAAAGCCAGATGTAAAGAACAACCCGAACTTGAAGTCCAGTATCAGGGCAAATGCAAAA AGACCTGTAGGGATGTTTTATGCCCAGGAAGCTCCACATGTGTGGTTGACCAAACTAACAATGCCTACTGCGTGACATGTAATCGAATTTGCCCAGAGCCTACCTCCCCTGAACAGTATCTCTGTGGGAATGATGGCATAACTTATGCCAGTGCCTGCCACCTGAGGAAAGCTACCTGCCTACTGGGCAGATCTATTGGATTAGCCTACGAAGGAAAATGCATCA AAGCCAAATCCTGTGAAGACATTCAGTGCAGCGCTGGGAAGAAATGCTTGTGGGATTTTAAGGTTGGCAGAGGTCGGTGTGCCCTCTGTGATGAGGTTTGCCCTGAAAGCAAGTCAGACGAGGCAGTCTGTGCCAGCGATAACACAACTTACCCAAGCGAGTGTGCCATGAAAGAGGCAGCCTGCTCCATGGGTGTGCTGCTAGAAGTAAAGCACTCCGGATCTTGCAACT CCATTAATGAAGAcccagaggatgaagaggaagatgaagacCAGGACTACAGCTTTCCTATATCTTCCATTCTAGAGTGGTAA
- the FST gene encoding follistatin isoform X3, with protein MLNQRIHAGMLLLLMFLCHFMEDHTVQAGNCWLRQARNGRCQVLYKTDLSKEECCKTGRLTTSWTEEDVNDNTLFKWMIFNGGAPNCIPCKETCENVDCGPGKKCKMNKKNKPRCVCAPDCSNITWKGPVCGLDGKTYRNECALLKARCKEQPELEVQYQGKCKKTCRDVLCPGSSTCVVDQTNNAYCVTCNRICPEPTSPEQYLCGNDGITYASACHLRKATCLLGRSIGLAYEGKCIKAKSCEDIQCSAGKKCLWDFKVGRGRCALCDEVCPESKSDEAVCASDNTTYPSECAMKEAACSMGVLLEVKHSGSCN; from the exons ATGTTAAATCAGAGAATCCACGCGGGCATGCTCTTACTCCTGATGTTTCTGTGCCACTTCATGGAAGATCACACAGTGCAGG CTGGGAACTGCTGGCTCCGGCAGGCGCGGAACGGCCGCTGCCAGGTCCTCTACAAAACCGACCTCAGCAAGGAGGAGTGCTGCAAGACCGGCCGCCTGACAACTTCGTGGACGGAGGAGGACGTCAACGACAACACGCTTTTTAAGTGGATGATTTTTAATGGGGGAGCCCCAAACTGCATCCCATGCAAAG AAACATGTGAAAACGTGGACTGTGGACCCGgaaagaaatgtaaaatgaaCAAGAAGAACAAACCTCGGTGTGTTTGTGCTCCGGATTGCTCTAATATCACTTGGAAAGGCCCCGTGTGTGGCTTAGATGGGAAAACCTACAGGAACGAGTGTGCCCTTCTCAAAGCCAGATGTAAAGAACAACCCGAACTTGAAGTCCAGTATCAGGGCAAATGCAAAA AGACCTGTAGGGATGTTTTATGCCCAGGAAGCTCCACATGTGTGGTTGACCAAACTAACAATGCCTACTGCGTGACATGTAATCGAATTTGCCCAGAGCCTACCTCCCCTGAACAGTATCTCTGTGGGAATGATGGCATAACTTATGCCAGTGCCTGCCACCTGAGGAAAGCTACCTGCCTACTGGGCAGATCTATTGGATTAGCCTACGAAGGAAAATGCATCA AAGCCAAATCCTGTGAAGACATTCAGTGCAGCGCTGGGAAGAAATGCTTGTGGGATTTTAAGGTTGGCAGAGGTCGGTGTGCCCTCTGTGATGAGGTTTGCCCTGAAAGCAAGTCAGACGAGGCAGTCTGTGCCAGCGATAACACAACTTACCCAAGCGAGTGTGCCATGAAAGAGGCAGCCTGCTCCATGGGTGTGCTGCTAGAAGTAAAGCACTCCGGATCTTGCAACT GA